From Penaeus vannamei isolate JL-2024 chromosome 37, ASM4276789v1, whole genome shotgun sequence, one genomic window encodes:
- the LOC113802804 gene encoding transmembrane protein 127 yields the protein MPTLPACAVGGLYPRRRQQVRRDHDKNIMSGVVSIIVIVVVCACLSQPQWFWLDGGGCTTHTIGLYMFFHPGEFHVTEDTTYSPSTSHLIYYANGHKLKYCVTPEIVTLMRVVIGLIFVMICTSLIQMMLDITGPTGRVLKCIRKNAVAGIISVLVCVVCVGVCYYITTLIETQQEATKPVTGPAASARVQIKLDVGFYLLIFAGGMSVMSVGCSWLRPAHIFQDGDAAPLVEEWGGLEGMETFSVPPGSSLGPYMPYLHDMEPPPPVEGHPPPPYTP from the exons ATGCCGACTCTTCCAGCCTGTGCTGTAGGGGGTCTATACCCCAGAAGACGTCAGCAGGTCAGACGTGACCATGACAAGAATATCATGTCTGGG GTGGTcagcattattgtaattgttgtagtGTGTGCTTGCCTAAGCCAACCCCAGTGGTTCTGGTTGGATGGAGGGGGTTGTACCACACATACTATTGGCCTATATATGTTTTTCCACCCGGGAGAGTTCCACGTAACTGAAGACACAACTTACAGCCCTTCAACGTCTCACCTAATATATTATGCAAATGGCCACA agcTGAAATATTGTGTGACTCCCGAAATCGTAACCTTGATGAGAGTTGTAATTGGTCTTATCTTTGTGATGATTTGCACATCATTAATTCAAATGATGCTTGACATAACTGGCCCAACAGGCAGAGTTCTTAAGTGCATCAGAAAAAATGCAGTTGCTGGGATTATATCAG TTttggtgtgtgtagtgtgcgttgGTGTATGCTACTACATTACTACCTTGATAGAAACACAACAAGAGGCCACAAAGCCAGTGACTGGACCGGCAGCATCTGCTAGAGTGCAGATTAAGCTAGATGTTGGGTTTTACCTTCTCATATTTGCAG GTGGTATGTCTGTGATGTCTGTGGGATGCAGCTGGCTACGACCAGCACACATTTTCCAGGATGGAGATGCAGCTCCCTTAGTAGAAGAGTGGGGTGGCCTAGAGGGCATGGAGACCTTTTCTGTTCCTCCAGGTAGTTCCCTAGGACCCTACATGCCCTACCTACATGATATGGAGCCTCCCCCACCAGTTGAAgggcaccctcctcctccatacacTCCATAG